One genomic region from Mesorhizobium terrae encodes:
- a CDS encoding MerR family transcriptional regulator: MTRPHLLAGRFGAATRLSPKALRLYAEQGLLVPAHVDPQTGYRYYAPEQAPRARLIARLRQLGLPVARIAALLDLSPQARAVELRTWLEAQGERLAGHADLVEAMVRQADFGGPALSIALRDVPATKIVGRRRLATTIDLDAYMAQAQTDIRAHLAASGFAHDGSMSVHHHDLTTRDSEGWVEVAIACEGPVEPVGDLHVRLLPARREAFVPVPAGHEDFPLVLAVYDALEAWIERNGLAATDSPSETYPGSDGARFDIAYPISS; the protein is encoded by the coding sequence ATGACCCGTCCCCATCTGCTTGCCGGCCGCTTCGGCGCGGCCACCCGGCTTTCGCCCAAGGCGCTCAGGCTCTATGCCGAGCAGGGCCTTTTGGTGCCTGCCCATGTCGACCCGCAGACCGGCTATCGCTACTACGCGCCGGAGCAGGCGCCGCGCGCTAGGTTGATCGCCCGCCTGCGCCAGCTCGGCCTGCCGGTGGCGCGCATCGCGGCCCTGCTCGACCTTTCACCACAGGCGCGCGCAGTGGAATTGCGGACCTGGCTGGAGGCACAGGGCGAACGCCTTGCCGGTCACGCCGACCTGGTCGAGGCGATGGTGCGCCAGGCCGATTTCGGCGGACCGGCACTGTCGATCGCGCTGCGTGACGTTCCCGCCACCAAGATCGTCGGCCGCCGGCGGCTAGCGACGACCATTGATCTCGACGCCTATATGGCACAGGCGCAGACCGACATCCGCGCACATCTTGCCGCTTCAGGCTTCGCCCATGACGGGTCGATGAGCGTGCACCATCACGATCTCACCACCCGCGACAGCGAAGGCTGGGTGGAGGTCGCGATCGCCTGCGAGGGGCCGGTCGAACCGGTCGGCGACCTGCATGTCCGGCTGCTGCCGGCACGGCGCGAGGCCTTCGTGCCGGTGCCGGCGGGCCACGAGGATTTTCCGCTGGTACTTGCAGTCTACGACGCGCTCGAAGCGTGGATCGAACGCAACGGTCTCGCCGCTACCGACAGCCCGTCCGAGACCTATCCCGGCAGCGATGGCGCGCGCTTCGACATCGCCTATCCAATCAGTTCCTGA
- a CDS encoding peptide chain release factor 3, whose product MTETIEKAVARRRTFAIIAHPDAGKTTLTEKLLLFGGAIQLAGEVKAKKDRIQTRSDWMKIERERGISVVTSVMTFEYGDNVFNLLDTPGHEDFADDTYRTLSAVDSAVMVIDAAKGIEPRTLKLFEVCRLRDIPIITFVNKMDREARDTFEILDEIEQKLALDTAPITWPIGQGKTFAGTYHLAENAVRRNDEEEERTPVHGPDSNRAAGLLPDNDRPAFIEELELAREACRPFDLEAFRQGHLTPVYFGSALRNFGVRDLIEALGAFGPAPRAQEADTRKVEATEEKMTSFVFKIQANMDPNHRDRIAFVRVCSGELKRGMKAKLVRTGKPMSLSAPQFFFARSRITADEAYAGDVVGIPNHGTLRIGDTLTEGEDILFRGVPNFAPEILRRVRLGDAMKAKKLKEALQQMAEEGVVQLFQPEDGSPAIVGVVGALQIDVLKERLNVEYSLPVDFEMSRFSICRWIDADDKLDLTRFVEAHRGDIARDLDNDPVFLAQHEFSLNYEAERWKAIRFAAIKDYQVRDKAA is encoded by the coding sequence ATGACCGAAACCATCGAAAAGGCGGTGGCCCGCCGCCGCACCTTCGCGATCATCGCGCACCCGGACGCCGGCAAGACCACGCTGACTGAAAAGCTGCTTTTGTTCGGCGGCGCCATCCAGCTGGCCGGTGAGGTCAAGGCGAAGAAGGACCGTATCCAGACCCGCTCGGACTGGATGAAGATCGAGCGCGAGCGCGGCATCTCCGTCGTCACCTCGGTGATGACCTTCGAATATGGCGACAACGTCTTCAACCTGCTCGACACGCCCGGCCACGAGGACTTCGCCGACGACACCTACCGTACGCTTTCGGCGGTGGATTCGGCGGTCATGGTGATCGACGCCGCCAAGGGTATCGAGCCGCGCACGCTGAAGCTGTTCGAGGTGTGCCGCCTGCGCGACATCCCGATCATCACCTTCGTCAACAAGATGGACCGCGAAGCGCGCGACACGTTCGAGATCCTGGACGAGATCGAGCAGAAGCTGGCGCTCGACACCGCGCCCATCACCTGGCCCATCGGCCAGGGCAAGACCTTCGCCGGCACCTATCACCTGGCCGAGAACGCGGTGCGCCGCAACGACGAGGAAGAAGAGCGCACGCCCGTGCACGGCCCGGATTCCAACCGCGCCGCCGGCCTGTTGCCCGACAATGACCGCCCGGCCTTCATCGAGGAGCTGGAGCTGGCGCGCGAGGCCTGCCGGCCGTTCGACCTGGAAGCCTTCCGCCAGGGCCACCTGACCCCGGTCTATTTCGGCTCGGCGCTGCGCAATTTCGGCGTACGCGACCTGATCGAGGCGCTCGGCGCTTTCGGCCCGGCGCCGCGCGCGCAGGAGGCCGACACCCGCAAGGTCGAGGCGACGGAAGAGAAGATGACCTCCTTCGTCTTCAAGATCCAGGCCAACATGGACCCCAACCACCGCGACCGTATCGCTTTCGTGCGCGTCTGCTCGGGCGAGCTCAAGCGCGGCATGAAGGCCAAGCTCGTGCGCACCGGCAAGCCGATGTCGCTGTCGGCGCCGCAGTTCTTCTTCGCCCGCTCGCGCATAACCGCCGACGAGGCCTATGCCGGCGACGTCGTCGGCATCCCCAACCACGGCACGCTGCGCATCGGCGACACGCTGACCGAGGGCGAGGACATATTGTTCCGCGGCGTGCCGAACTTCGCGCCGGAAATCCTGCGTCGCGTTCGCCTCGGCGACGCCATGAAGGCGAAGAAGCTGAAAGAAGCGCTGCAGCAGATGGCCGAGGAAGGCGTCGTGCAGCTGTTCCAGCCCGAAGACGGCTCACCGGCCATCGTCGGCGTGGTCGGCGCGCTGCAGATCGACGTTCTGAAGGAACGTCTCAACGTCGAATATTCGCTGCCGGTCGATTTCGAGATGTCGCGTTTCTCGATCTGCCGCTGGATCGACGCCGACGACAAGCTCGACCTGACGCGCTTCGTCGAAGCGCATCGCGGCGACATTGCCCGCGATCTCGACAACGACCCGGTGTTCCTCGCCCAGCACGAATTCTCGCTGAACTACGAGGCCGAGCGCTGGAAAGCGATCCGCTTCGCCGCGATCAAGGACTATCAGGTGCGCGACAAGGCGGCGTAG
- a CDS encoding helix-turn-helix domain-containing protein, which produces MTPLGERIRVLREERGVSQKNMAAAIGVSAAYLSALEHGKRGVPSWTLIQKIIGYFNIIWDDAEDLQRLAESSHPKVRIDTSGLSPAATELANLLADRIGKMNDADIGRVTALVRDMAGKR; this is translated from the coding sequence ATGACCCCGCTCGGCGAGCGCATTCGCGTGCTGCGCGAGGAACGCGGCGTCAGCCAGAAGAACATGGCGGCGGCGATCGGGGTGAGCGCTGCCTATCTGTCGGCGCTCGAACACGGCAAGCGCGGCGTGCCGAGCTGGACGCTGATCCAGAAGATCATCGGCTATTTCAACATCATCTGGGACGATGCCGAGGATTTGCAGCGGCTGGCCGAAAGCTCGCACCCCAAGGTCAGGATCGACACGTCGGGCCTTTCCCCCGCCGCCACCGAGCTCGCCAATCTGCTGGCTGACCGTATCGGTAAGATGAACGACGCCGATATCGGGCGCGTCACCGCGCTGGTGCGGGACATGGCGGGAAAAAGATGA
- a CDS encoding Smr/MutS family protein, protein MSRRAEKPLSEEDRVLWNLVARSAKPLKGKATPELPELIAPQAPQPGPVPAATTIATPAKPKVQAVRHVLDEPTLDKLSKGRLPIEGRVDLHGMTQDEAYALLFSFLHRAHAGGVRYVLVITGKGSSSGGDGVLRRSVPAWLSTPAFRPLVSSHDHAARHHGGGGALYVRLRRARA, encoded by the coding sequence ATGAGCCGGCGCGCCGAAAAACCCCTGTCGGAAGAGGATCGGGTTCTGTGGAACCTGGTGGCGCGCTCGGCCAAGCCGCTCAAAGGCAAGGCCACGCCCGAATTGCCGGAACTGATCGCGCCACAGGCACCGCAGCCCGGACCGGTTCCCGCTGCAACGACCATTGCCACGCCGGCCAAGCCGAAGGTTCAGGCGGTGCGGCATGTGCTGGACGAGCCGACGCTGGACAAGCTGTCCAAGGGCCGCTTGCCGATCGAGGGTCGTGTCGACCTGCACGGCATGACGCAGGACGAAGCCTACGCGCTGCTGTTCTCCTTCCTGCACCGCGCCCATGCCGGCGGCGTGCGTTATGTGCTGGTCATCACCGGCAAGGGTTCTTCGTCCGGCGGCGACGGCGTGTTGCGCCGTTCCGTGCCGGCCTGGCTGTCGACACCCGCCTTTCGGCCGCTGGTTTCCAGCCATGATCATGCCGCCCGCCATCACGGCGGCGGCGGCGCGCTTTACGTGCGCCTGCGGCGGGCGCGGGCATGA
- the mltA gene encoding murein transglycosylase A produces the protein MPLSPLLSARSYDDLPGWADDDHLAAFEAFRRSAFHVPVKPYRTGALGIDFTAFHQAYEVARAKPPTDRAAARAFFENHFAPVHVAAEGDGGGLVTGFYEPVVEASPVRTETHRWPLLARPVDLIDIDDTNRPAGMDPYLAFARQTAAGPVEYHDRGTIERGALAGQGLEIAWFADKVDVFFIHVQGAARLNMTDGRQLRVTYAAKSGQRFTGPGRVLIDAGEIPFEKVTMQSIRAWFKAHPERVDEILWQNRSFIFFRIAAVDDAGLGPVAAAKVPLSAGRSVAVDRLLHTFGTPFYIDAPTLTAFGDGPFRRLMIAQDTGSAITGPARGDLFAGSGDAAGEIAGVVRNQADFYALVPRALLDGAAG, from the coding sequence GTGCCGTTGTCGCCCCTCCTTTCGGCGCGCTCCTATGACGATCTGCCCGGCTGGGCAGACGACGACCACCTCGCCGCCTTCGAAGCCTTCCGCCGTTCGGCATTCCATGTACCGGTGAAACCCTACCGCACGGGCGCGCTCGGCATCGATTTCACCGCTTTCCATCAGGCCTATGAGGTGGCGCGCGCGAAGCCGCCGACGGACCGGGCCGCGGCCCGCGCTTTCTTCGAAAACCATTTCGCGCCTGTCCATGTTGCCGCCGAAGGCGATGGCGGCGGTCTCGTCACCGGCTTCTACGAGCCGGTGGTGGAAGCCTCGCCGGTGCGCACCGAAACCCATCGCTGGCCGCTTTTGGCGCGCCCAGTCGACCTGATCGACATCGACGACACCAACAGGCCTGCCGGCATGGACCCTTATCTGGCCTTTGCCCGGCAAACGGCGGCCGGGCCGGTGGAATATCACGACCGGGGCACGATCGAGCGCGGTGCGCTGGCCGGCCAGGGGTTGGAAATCGCCTGGTTCGCCGACAAGGTCGATGTCTTCTTCATCCATGTGCAGGGCGCCGCCCGCCTCAACATGACCGACGGGCGGCAATTGCGTGTCACCTATGCCGCGAAATCCGGCCAGCGTTTCACCGGGCCGGGCCGCGTGCTGATCGATGCCGGCGAAATTCCCTTCGAAAAAGTGACGATGCAGTCGATCCGCGCCTGGTTCAAGGCGCATCCGGAGCGCGTCGACGAAATCCTGTGGCAGAACCGCTCCTTCATCTTCTTCCGCATCGCGGCCGTCGACGATGCCGGGCTTGGTCCGGTCGCCGCGGCCAAGGTGCCGCTTTCCGCCGGCCGCTCGGTGGCGGTGGACCGGCTGTTGCACACATTCGGCACGCCTTTTTATATTGATGCGCCGACGCTGACGGCATTCGGCGACGGACCGTTCCGCCGGTTGATGATCGCGCAGGACACCGGCTCCGCCATCACCGGCCCGGCGCGCGGCGACCTGTTCGCAGGTTCCGGCGACGCCGCCGGCGAGATCGCCGGCGTGGTGCGCAACCAGGCCGATTTCTATGCGCTGGTGCCGCGCGCCCTGCTCGACGGGGCGGCGGGATGA
- a CDS encoding Tim44/TimA family putative adaptor protein, giving the protein MAFFDFGTIFFLVAAIVIFFQLRNVLGRRTGSERPPFDPYTAGRSRDKDSAQAQENVVSLPRKRAPGDAPAPDVYAAIDAFAKPDTDLNKGLRAIKDNDTSFEPKGFVDGAKMAYEMIVMAYADGDRKTLKNLLSREVYDGFVAAISDREAKSEKIQSSFVGIDKADIVSAEMKGSEAHITLRIVSELISATRDKAGTVIDGDPETVAEVKDVWTFARDSRSRDPNWKLVATEEED; this is encoded by the coding sequence ATGGCATTTTTCGACTTCGGCACGATTTTCTTCCTGGTTGCGGCGATCGTGATCTTTTTCCAGCTGCGTAACGTGCTGGGCCGCCGCACCGGCAGCGAGCGGCCGCCCTTCGATCCCTATACGGCCGGGCGTTCGCGCGACAAGGATTCGGCCCAGGCGCAGGAGAACGTCGTTTCGCTGCCGCGCAAGCGCGCGCCGGGCGATGCCCCCGCGCCCGACGTCTATGCGGCGATCGATGCTTTCGCCAAGCCGGACACCGACCTCAACAAGGGCCTGCGCGCCATCAAGGACAACGACACCAGCTTCGAGCCGAAGGGTTTCGTCGACGGCGCCAAGATGGCCTACGAGATGATCGTCATGGCCTATGCCGACGGCGACCGCAAAACGCTGAAGAACCTGTTGTCGCGCGAGGTCTATGACGGCTTCGTTGCCGCCATTTCCGACCGCGAGGCCAAGTCGGAAAAGATCCAGTCCTCCTTCGTCGGCATCGACAAGGCCGACATCGTCTCGGCCGAGATGAAGGGTTCGGAAGCGCACATCACGCTGCGCATCGTCAGCGAGCTGATTTCGGCGACCCGCGACAAGGCCGGCACCGTCATCGACGGCGACCCGGAGACGGTTGCCGAGGTCAAGGACGTCTGGACGTTCGCCCGCGACAGCCGCTCGCGCGATCCGAACTGGAAGCTCGTCGCCACCGAGGAAGAAGACTGA
- a CDS encoding FxsA family protein, producing the protein MRLSFVPFLLLALPLMEIAGFVIVGKQVGALATVALVLASTMLGGMLLRRQGFSTMATARAEIDAGRDPSRPLAHGAMTVFSALLLMVPGFITSIIGLVFLLPPVRDLAWRLLKSRVTVVSSFGQGGFGQRRRDKTIDLDAEDFSRGPNADSPWRRLKDE; encoded by the coding sequence GTGCGTCTTTCCTTTGTTCCTTTCCTCCTGCTGGCGCTGCCGTTGATGGAGATCGCCGGCTTCGTCATCGTCGGCAAGCAGGTCGGCGCGCTGGCCACGGTGGCGCTGGTGCTGGCCTCGACCATGCTAGGCGGCATGCTGCTTAGACGCCAGGGTTTCAGCACCATGGCCACGGCGCGCGCCGAGATCGACGCCGGCCGTGACCCGAGCCGGCCGCTGGCGCATGGCGCCATGACCGTGTTTTCGGCGCTGCTTTTAATGGTGCCGGGCTTCATCACGTCCATCATCGGGCTGGTTTTCCTGCTGCCGCCGGTGCGCGACCTTGCCTGGCGCCTGCTCAAGAGCCGCGTCACCGTGGTCTCGTCCTTCGGTCAGGGCGGCTTCGGCCAGCGTCGTCGCGACAAGACCATCGATCTCGACGCCGAGGACTTTTCGCGCGGCCCCAATGCCGATTCGCCCTGGCGCCGCCTCAAGGACGAATGA
- the secB gene encoding protein-export chaperone SecB — protein MADNNEAQAGNGNGAQPTLNVLAQYVKDLSFESPGAPNSLRGRDKAPGIAISVNVNANPLSDAQFDVHLTLNAKASFDKEVLFNVELVYGGVFNIAGFPQEHMLPILFIECPRLLFPFARQIISDATRNGGFPPLMLDPIDFAQMFQQKLAEDQAASKVLVS, from the coding sequence ATGGCCGACAACAATGAAGCGCAGGCTGGCAACGGCAACGGAGCGCAGCCGACGCTGAACGTTCTGGCCCAGTATGTGAAGGACCTTTCGTTCGAAAGCCCCGGCGCGCCGAACTCGCTGCGCGGCCGCGACAAGGCTCCGGGCATCGCCATCAGCGTCAACGTCAACGCCAATCCGCTCTCGGACGCGCAGTTCGACGTGCATCTGACGCTCAACGCCAAGGCCTCCTTCGACAAGGAAGTGCTGTTCAACGTCGAGCTGGTCTATGGCGGCGTCTTCAACATCGCCGGCTTCCCGCAGGAGCACATGCTGCCGATCCTGTTCATCGAATGCCCGCGGCTCCTGTTCCCGTTCGCGCGCCAGATCATCTCGGACGCCACGCGTAATGGCGGCTTCCCGCCGCTGATGCTCGACCCGATCGACTTCGCGCAGATGTTCCAGCAGAAGCTGGCCGAGGATCAGGCCGCTTCCAAGGTGCTGGTCAGCTAA
- the dnaQ gene encoding DNA polymerase III subunit epsilon, with protein sequence MREIIFDTETTGLDAREDRIIELGGVELVNRFPTGRTFHKFINPQGRAINPEAEAVHGISAAQLVGQPNFAEICAEFLEFVEDAKLVAHNAGFDMGFINAEFGRLGYPAIGPERVVDTLALARRKHPMGPNSLDALCRRYGIDNSHRTKHGALLDSELLAEVYVELIGGKQAALGLDAASQASRRGAGRAAVAPRPVPLPPRLTEAERETHQRMVKTLGEKAPWLKFDGGKAEAAE encoded by the coding sequence ATGCGCGAGATCATCTTCGATACAGAAACCACCGGCCTCGACGCCCGCGAGGATCGCATCATCGAGCTTGGCGGCGTCGAGCTGGTCAACCGGTTCCCGACCGGCCGCACCTTCCATAAATTCATCAACCCGCAGGGCCGCGCCATCAATCCCGAAGCCGAGGCGGTGCACGGCATCAGCGCCGCCCAGCTGGTCGGGCAGCCGAACTTCGCCGAAATCTGCGCCGAGTTCCTGGAATTCGTCGAGGACGCCAAGCTGGTCGCGCACAATGCCGGCTTCGACATGGGTTTCATCAACGCCGAATTCGGCCGTCTCGGCTACCCGGCGATCGGGCCCGAGCGCGTGGTCGACACGCTGGCGCTGGCGCGCCGCAAGCATCCCATGGGCCCCAATTCGCTCGATGCGCTGTGCCGTCGCTACGGCATCGACAACAGCCACCGCACCAAGCACGGGGCGCTGCTCGATTCCGAACTTCTGGCCGAAGTCTATGTCGAACTGATCGGCGGCAAGCAGGCCGCACTTGGCCTGGATGCCGCTTCGCAGGCCAGTCGTCGCGGTGCCGGACGGGCGGCGGTGGCGCCGCGACCGGTCCCGCTGCCGCCGCGCCTGACCGAGGCCGAACGCGAGACGCACCAGCGCATGGTCAAGACGCTGGGCGAGAAGGCGCCGTGGCTGAAATTCGACGGCGGCAAGGCCGAGGCCGCCGAGTAA